A window from Hoeflea sp. IMCC20628 encodes these proteins:
- the ccoO gene encoding cytochrome-c oxidase, cbb3-type subunit II, whose amino-acid sequence MSLLDKHGIIERNATLLMVGSLVVVSIGGIVEITPLFYLENTIEKVDGMRPYSPLELAGRNIYIREGCYTCHSQMIRPFRDEVERYGHYSLAAESMYDHPFQWGSKRTGPDLARVGNRYSNEWHVEHLTEPRSVVPESIMPSYSFLKTTPLKVANVTADLQANLAVGVPYTEDMIANAKADLMGQSDPNADTSGIEERYPKAKLGDFDGDPAVVTEMDALVSYLQMLGTLVDFSTYDEAAGYR is encoded by the coding sequence ATGTCACTTTTAGATAAACACGGTATCATTGAGCGGAACGCAACCCTGCTTATGGTCGGCTCGCTGGTGGTGGTCAGTATCGGCGGTATCGTCGAAATCACACCGCTCTTCTATCTCGAGAACACCATCGAGAAAGTCGATGGAATGCGGCCCTACTCGCCGCTGGAACTGGCCGGGCGCAACATCTATATCCGCGAAGGCTGCTATACCTGCCACAGCCAGATGATCCGCCCCTTCCGGGACGAGGTCGAACGCTATGGCCATTACAGCCTTGCGGCGGAATCGATGTATGACCATCCGTTCCAGTGGGGATCGAAGCGGACGGGGCCAGACCTCGCCCGCGTCGGCAATCGCTACTCGAATGAATGGCATGTCGAGCACCTGACCGAGCCCCGCTCGGTGGTGCCCGAATCGATCATGCCGAGTTACTCGTTCCTGAAGACGACGCCGCTCAAGGTGGCCAATGTCACCGCCGATCTGCAGGCAAACCTTGCAGTCGGTGTGCCTTACACCGAGGACATGATCGCCAATGCCAAGGCAGACCTGATGGGGCAATCCGACCCCAATGCGGATACCTCGGGCATCGAGGAGCGTTATCCGAAGGCCAAGCTGGGTGATTTCGATGGCGACCCGGCTGTGGTCACCGAGATGGACGCGCTTGTGTCCTATTTGCAGATGCTTGGTACGTTGGTCGATTTCTCGACCTACGACGAAGCGGCCGGTTACCGGTAG
- a CDS encoding cbb3-type cytochrome c oxidase subunit 3 produces the protein METYTAMRHFADSWGLVFLFVVFVGMVLFLLRPGAKKAADDAAQIPLKED, from the coding sequence ATGGAAACCTATACAGCAATGCGCCACTTCGCCGACAGCTGGGGACTCGTCTTCCTGTTTGTCGTGTTCGTTGGCATGGTGCTCTTTCTGCTCAGGCCCGGCGCCAAGAAAGCCGCCGATGATGCAGCGCAAATCCCGTTGAAGGAGGACTGA
- the ccoP gene encoding cytochrome-c oxidase, cbb3-type subunit III: MSEKHIDEVTGVETTGHEWDGIRELNNPMPRWWLWTFYLCIIWAIGYAIAYPAIPLINGATPGLLGYSSRADVVAELADAKVAQGALLEKIAATPVADIAGDQELLQFAIAGGSSAFKVNCAQCHGSGASGSAGYPNLNDDDWMWGGTIDQIYHTIAHGIRYDADEDTHFSEMPAFADMLEPEQINQVAAYVVSLSDTPSDAALVAPGQEVFAENCAACHGDNAEGIVDFGAPRLSDGIWLKGSTEAQIVAQVRAPKHGVMPAWVGRLGEPTVKQLAVYVHTLGGGL; encoded by the coding sequence ATGTCCGAGAAACACATTGATGAGGTTACCGGTGTCGAGACCACCGGCCACGAGTGGGATGGTATCCGGGAATTGAACAACCCGATGCCGCGCTGGTGGCTGTGGACGTTCTATCTCTGCATAATCTGGGCCATCGGTTATGCCATCGCCTATCCGGCGATACCGCTGATCAATGGGGCCACACCCGGACTGCTGGGCTATTCCAGCCGTGCCGATGTGGTTGCCGAACTGGCCGACGCGAAGGTCGCTCAGGGGGCTCTGCTCGAAAAGATCGCCGCCACTCCGGTGGCAGATATCGCCGGTGATCAGGAATTGCTGCAATTCGCCATTGCCGGCGGCTCGTCCGCCTTCAAGGTCAATTGTGCCCAGTGCCACGGCTCGGGCGCTTCCGGGTCAGCCGGTTATCCCAATCTCAATGATGACGACTGGATGTGGGGCGGAACGATCGACCAGATCTACCACACCATTGCCCACGGCATTCGCTATGATGCCGATGAAGACACCCACTTTTCCGAAATGCCGGCCTTTGCCGACATGCTCGAGCCCGAACAGATCAACCAGGTTGCCGCCTATGTGGTGAGCCTGAGCGATACGCCATCCGACGCGGCTCTGGTCGCGCCCGGCCAGGAGGTGTTTGCTGAAAACTGCGCCGCCTGCCATGGCGACAATGCCGAAGGTATCGTTGATTTCGGTGCGCCACGGCTGTCAGACGGCATCTGGCTCAAGGGCTCTACCGAAGCGCAGATCGTGGCGCAGGTGCGGGCTCCCAAGCATGGTGTCATGCCAGCCTGGGTCGGTCGCCTCGGCGAACCAACAGTCAAGCAGCTGGCGGTCTATGTCCACACGCTGGGCGGCGGGCTGTAA
- a CDS encoding YaeQ family protein, which translates to MAQNATIYKVELSVSDMDRHYYDTHKLTVAKHPSETDERLMLRILAFALNAHEHLEMTKGLSTDDEPDIWQKSLSGELDVSVALGLPSEKVVRQSCGKAGKVIIYPYGGRTAEMWWDKIKSTTARFDNLQVTSFSEKDTGELAKLASRAMSLQVNIQDGEVMVSAGDSIVYVTPLKWKSAA; encoded by the coding sequence ATGGCGCAAAATGCCACTATCTACAAAGTCGAACTTTCAGTCTCCGACATGGATCGTCACTATTATGACACCCATAAACTGACCGTTGCCAAACACCCCTCGGAGACGGATGAACGGCTGATGCTGCGTATTTTGGCTTTTGCGCTGAACGCCCATGAGCATCTGGAAATGACAAAGGGGCTTTCAACGGATGACGAGCCGGACATTTGGCAGAAAAGCCTGAGCGGCGAACTTGATGTGTCGGTGGCGCTTGGGCTTCCCAGCGAAAAAGTGGTGCGCCAATCCTGTGGCAAGGCCGGCAAGGTGATCATCTATCCCTACGGCGGCAGGACGGCCGAGATGTGGTGGGACAAGATCAAAAGCACTACCGCCCGGTTCGACAATCTTCAGGTGACAAGTTTTTCCGAGAAAGACACCGGTGAACTGGCAAAACTGGCAAGCCGCGCAATGAGCCTGCAGGTCAATATTCAGGACGGCGAGGTGATGGTGAGTGCTGGTGACAGCATCGTTTACGTTACCCCGCTAAAATGGAAGAGTGCTGCTTAA
- a CDS encoding bifunctional aminoglycoside phosphotransferase/ATP-binding protein codes for MNPDPTDQTEVVEFLSDPETYGVEKPVEMITTHSAYVFLAGDLAFKIKRAVKYNYLDFSTLDARRNVIAHELALNAPAAPAIYDRVVTITREGPGRLALDGKGIPVEYALRMHRFRREDELTCIADAGKLTDDLAEKLGHVIAGLHAAAEKRPSDGAVLIGEIIDELREAFARMEPVLGHDRLGEYFRRTDRTFGDVASLLSQRSAEGYVRRCHSDLHLKNLVMIDGQPVAFDALEFDERLGTCDIFYDFAFLVMDLLHRGLALQANVLQNSYLWKSRDYPGLATLPLFLSIRAAIRSMVAVQTMSSAVTGDIARDAQTYLEQAIDFLTPIAPRLVAVGGLSGSGKTTIAARIAPNLGSSPGAVHLRSDLERKAMFGVDPLDRLPANAYRSEANRDVYARLLDEAEQVLCAGHSVILDATFLAEADRGAFGELSVRLGVPFDGIWLNSDPATLERRISTRTADASDADADVLHAQLKRGTGPVTWTEIDASGGLQQVVGLVEAALFRV; via the coding sequence ATGAATCCAGACCCGACCGATCAGACGGAAGTTGTGGAATTTCTAAGCGATCCGGAAACCTACGGGGTCGAAAAGCCTGTTGAAATGATCACAACGCATTCGGCTTACGTGTTTCTCGCTGGTGATCTGGCTTTCAAAATCAAGCGGGCGGTCAAATACAACTATCTAGACTTCAGCACGCTCGATGCCCGCCGCAATGTCATTGCGCATGAACTCGCCCTGAATGCCCCGGCGGCTCCTGCGATCTATGATCGCGTGGTCACAATTACCCGCGAGGGGCCGGGCCGGCTCGCTCTGGACGGCAAGGGGATACCGGTGGAGTATGCGCTGCGGATGCACAGGTTTCGCCGCGAGGATGAGCTGACCTGTATCGCCGATGCGGGAAAGCTGACCGACGATCTTGCCGAAAAGCTGGGCCACGTTATCGCCGGCCTCCACGCCGCAGCCGAGAAACGCCCCTCCGATGGCGCAGTTCTGATTGGCGAGATCATCGACGAATTGCGCGAGGCGTTTGCCCGCATGGAACCGGTTCTGGGCCATGACAGGCTGGGGGAATATTTCAGGCGAACGGATCGAACCTTCGGCGACGTCGCTTCACTTCTGTCGCAACGATCCGCTGAAGGGTACGTGCGCCGGTGTCACAGCGATCTGCATCTGAAAAACCTTGTCATGATCGACGGGCAGCCGGTGGCCTTTGACGCGCTCGAGTTCGACGAACGGCTCGGGACCTGCGATATTTTTTACGACTTCGCCTTCCTGGTGATGGACCTGCTGCACCGGGGACTGGCCTTGCAAGCGAACGTCCTGCAGAACAGCTATCTTTGGAAATCGCGAGATTATCCCGGGCTCGCCACTTTGCCGCTATTCTTGAGCATTCGCGCCGCGATCCGCTCCATGGTTGCGGTGCAAACCATGTCCAGTGCTGTCACCGGCGATATCGCCCGAGACGCACAGACTTACCTTGAGCAGGCCATAGATTTCCTTACTCCTATAGCGCCACGGCTGGTGGCTGTCGGAGGGCTCTCCGGCTCGGGCAAGACCACGATTGCCGCTCGTATCGCTCCGAACCTGGGGTCTTCTCCGGGAGCTGTCCACCTGCGCAGCGATCTGGAGCGCAAGGCGATGTTTGGTGTCGATCCGTTGGACCGGCTGCCCGCAAATGCGTATCGGTCCGAAGCCAACAGGGATGTCTACGCCCGGTTACTGGACGAGGCAGAGCAGGTCTTGTGTGCCGGGCACAGCGTCATCCTCGACGCAACCTTTCTCGCCGAGGCTGATCGCGGGGCCTTCGGTGAGCTTTCCGTTCGTTTGGGTGTCCCGTTCGACGGCATCTGGTTGAATTCCGATCCTGCCACGCTGGAACGCCGTATTTCCACCCGCACTGCTGATGCCTCCGATGCGGATGCCGATGTGCTGCATGCGCAACTCAAGCGTGGGACCGGACCTGTGACCTGGACCGAAATCGACGCCAGCGGCGGGCTGCAGCAGGTCGTTGGATTGGTCGAAGCAGCCTTGTTCAGGGTGTGA
- a CDS encoding DUF4198 domain-containing protein yields the protein MGQPARRKTARNIAWALVGAMLAVSPVSAHEFWIEPHVFSIKPQTEIRADLRVGQDFKGDAFPYIPSRFTAFKHYDSLGETDITGTTGDLPALTLMPQSEGLNIFTYVSVGERIRFKEWEKFAAYLELEGLNSIPARHDARGLSRDDVRELYTRCAKTLVNVGDATRDQDRATGMRLELVAGQNPQALSAGAKMSFTLLWEGQPLDDTQVALFQRGNDGTLAARTLARTNENGQASFTLPASGTYLAAGVHMIEAPAERNADWESYWASLTFAVE from the coding sequence ATGGGACAACCGGCACGCCGCAAAACTGCCCGCAACATTGCTTGGGCACTAGTTGGAGCGATGCTGGCGGTTAGTCCAGTCTCTGCCCATGAATTCTGGATTGAACCACACGTTTTTTCAATCAAGCCGCAAACCGAAATCCGAGCCGACCTCCGTGTCGGGCAGGATTTCAAGGGCGATGCCTTTCCCTATATCCCGTCGCGGTTTACGGCCTTCAAGCATTACGACAGCCTTGGCGAAACCGACATCACCGGCACAACCGGAGATCTTCCCGCCCTGACATTGATGCCGCAGTCCGAGGGGCTCAACATTTTCACCTATGTGTCAGTCGGGGAACGTATCCGCTTCAAGGAGTGGGAAAAATTTGCCGCCTATCTCGAACTTGAAGGATTGAATTCCATACCCGCCCGTCATGACGCCCGCGGGCTGTCGCGCGACGATGTCCGTGAACTCTACACACGCTGCGCCAAGACGCTCGTCAACGTCGGTGATGCAACACGTGATCAGGACCGCGCCACCGGCATGCGGCTGGAACTTGTCGCAGGCCAAAACCCGCAAGCGCTTTCGGCGGGTGCGAAGATGAGCTTCACCTTGTTGTGGGAAGGTCAGCCGCTCGACGACACGCAAGTGGCCCTGTTCCAGCGTGGCAACGACGGCACCCTGGCGGCACGAACCCTAGCCCGCACCAATGAGAACGGCCAGGCCAGCTTTACCCTCCCTGCTTCAGGAACCTATCTGGCTGCGGGTGTGCACATGATCGAGGCGCCCGCTGAGCGCAACGCCGACTGGGAAAGCTATTGGGCTTCGCTGACATTTGCGGTGGAATAA
- a CDS encoding HupE/UreJ family protein, with the protein MMNLFFRSINQVFAALIFAALLLAASSASLRAHEIRPAIVDLLFPCDGTVRLEMSLILEAALAEIGAEHGDTDDSPNAQRYDALRLLDETALASEFERFKARFLDGVRLTSDGTNIPLDVTTVDLDPVGDTDFARLSRLTLSGPLPPSASDVVFSFDPAFGPSVIRVPDADGEYSYSAYLADGGPSEAIPVEGGLVLSAGEVFVDYVGIGFTHIVPKGLDHILFVVGLFLLSPRLKPLLVQITAFTIAHSVTLAMAMLGVISLPASIVEPLIAASIVFIAVENLATNRLSPWRPFVVFGFGLLHGLGFAGVLTEIGLSPAHFASGLIAFNVGVEAGQLAVVAGCYALFGAWFSDKPWYRTRVTMPMSLAIAAIAAWWFVERLGWVG; encoded by the coding sequence ATGATGAATCTGTTCTTCCGTTCGATAAATCAAGTGTTTGCTGCCCTGATTTTTGCCGCGCTGCTTTTGGCAGCATCCTCTGCAAGCTTGCGCGCCCACGAAATCCGTCCGGCGATTGTCGATCTGCTTTTCCCCTGCGATGGCACGGTGCGGCTTGAGATGTCGCTGATCCTCGAAGCCGCGCTGGCCGAAATCGGCGCGGAGCATGGCGATACCGACGACAGCCCCAACGCGCAGCGCTACGACGCCTTGCGGCTGCTGGACGAGACCGCATTGGCGTCAGAGTTCGAGCGCTTCAAGGCCCGGTTTCTCGACGGTGTCAGGCTGACATCGGATGGAACCAACATTCCCCTTGATGTCACCACTGTGGATCTCGATCCGGTCGGCGATACCGATTTCGCCCGGCTGAGCCGGTTGACATTGTCGGGGCCCTTGCCGCCAAGTGCCAGCGACGTGGTGTTCTCGTTCGATCCGGCCTTTGGCCCGAGCGTCATCCGCGTTCCCGACGCTGATGGCGAATACAGCTATTCGGCCTATCTCGCAGATGGCGGACCCAGCGAAGCAATCCCGGTGGAGGGCGGCCTGGTTCTCAGCGCCGGAGAAGTCTTTGTCGATTATGTCGGCATCGGCTTCACCCACATCGTGCCCAAGGGGCTGGATCACATTCTCTTCGTGGTCGGGCTGTTTTTGCTGTCGCCGCGGCTCAAGCCGCTGCTGGTGCAGATCACCGCCTTTACCATTGCGCATTCGGTGACATTGGCGATGGCGATGCTGGGGGTGATTTCGCTGCCTGCCAGCATTGTCGAGCCGCTGATTGCCGCCTCGATCGTCTTCATCGCGGTTGAGAACCTGGCGACCAACCGGCTCAGCCCCTGGCGGCCTTTCGTGGTGTTCGGCTTCGGGTTGCTGCATGGCCTCGGCTTTGCCGGCGTGCTGACCGAAATCGGCCTGTCGCCGGCGCATTTTGCCAGCGGGTTGATTGCCTTCAATGTCGGTGTAGAGGCTGGTCAACTGGCTGTCGTCGCTGGATGCTACGCGTTGTTCGGCGCCTGGTTTTCCGACAAGCCCTGGTACCGGACGCGGGTCACCATGCCGATGTCGCTGGCCATCGCGGCCATTGCTGCGTGGTGGTTTGTCGAGCGTCTCGGATGGGTCGGTTGA
- a CDS encoding dimethylsulfoniopropionate demethylase, with the protein MPPFLSISRRTRRTPFTDRVTAAGVSAYTVYNRMLLPTVFKSVVEDYHHLKTAVQVWDVACERQVEIRGPQAAELVQMLTPRDLSEMVVGQCLYTPMVDETGGMLNDPVTVKLEEDRYWVSIADSDLLLWVKALAVGFRLAVDVIEPDVSPLAIQGPRADDLAARVFGDEVRSIRFFRYKRLAFNGVDLVVARSGYSKQGGFEIYVEGGQNGEPLWDALFEAGRDLDVRAGCPNLIERIEAGMLSYGNDMTRANTPHECGLGRFCDTRSAIGCVGRDALLRVAREGPLKQIRYLEIEGDAVPPCPEPWMVSAGGELVGQITSASWSPDFNTNVAISMIGRDCWDEGTVVDVATPDGNRSARVRDKSWL; encoded by the coding sequence ATGCCGCCATTTCTGTCGATTTCCCGCCGCACCCGGCGCACCCCTTTTACGGACCGTGTCACTGCGGCGGGCGTGTCGGCCTATACGGTCTACAACCGCATGCTGCTGCCGACCGTGTTCAAGTCGGTTGTCGAGGACTATCACCATCTCAAGACCGCCGTTCAGGTCTGGGATGTGGCCTGCGAACGGCAGGTGGAAATCCGCGGGCCGCAGGCAGCCGAACTGGTGCAGATGCTGACCCCGCGGGATCTCTCGGAGATGGTGGTCGGGCAATGCCTCTACACGCCGATGGTTGACGAGACCGGCGGCATGCTCAACGATCCGGTCACCGTCAAGCTCGAAGAGGATCGCTACTGGGTGTCAATCGCTGACAGCGATCTTCTCTTGTGGGTCAAGGCGCTGGCGGTGGGCTTCCGGCTGGCTGTCGACGTGATCGAACCCGACGTGTCGCCGCTGGCGATCCAGGGCCCGCGCGCCGATGATCTGGCCGCCCGGGTGTTTGGCGACGAAGTCCGTTCGATCCGGTTCTTCCGCTACAAGCGCCTGGCCTTCAATGGCGTCGATCTGGTCGTCGCCCGCTCGGGCTATTCCAAACAGGGCGGGTTCGAGATCTATGTCGAGGGTGGACAGAACGGCGAGCCGCTGTGGGACGCGCTGTTCGAAGCCGGCCGGGATCTCGATGTGCGTGCCGGATGCCCCAACCTGATCGAACGCATCGAGGCGGGGATGCTGTCTTATGGCAATGACATGACCCGCGCCAACACGCCGCATGAATGCGGGCTCGGCCGCTTCTGCGATACCAGATCAGCCATCGGCTGCGTCGGACGGGACGCGCTTTTGCGGGTCGCCAGGGAAGGTCCGCTCAAGCAGATCCGCTATCTGGAAATCGAAGGTGACGCGGTGCCTCCGTGCCCGGAGCCGTGGATGGTGAGTGCCGGTGGAGAGTTGGTTGGCCAGATCACCTCGGCGTCCTGGTCGCCTGACTTCAATACCAATGTGGCGATCTCCATGATCGGCCGCGATTGCTGGGACGAGGGAACCGTGGTTGACGTCGCCACCCCTGACGGCAACCGCTCGGCGCGGGTGCGTGACAAAAGCTGGTTGTAA
- the ccoG gene encoding cytochrome c oxidase accessory protein CcoG → MNTQTTTAASEDADEIERLDAESVNAAWKRKPLYEARKKIFPKRAEGTYRRFKWLVMLVTLGIYYVTPWLRWDRGPFAPDQAVLLDVANRRFYFFFIEIWPQEFFFVAGLLVMAGFGLFLITSAVGRAWCGYTCPQTVWVDLFLVVERWIEGERNQRMKLEAAPWSASKLAKRVLKHAVWIFIGIATGGAWIFYFADAPTLLMDFLTGNAAPIAYITVAVLTATTYTFGGLMREQVCIYMCPWPRIQAAMLDENSLVVTYNDWRGEPRGRHAKKAAAQGLVQGDCVDCNACVAVCPMGIDIRDGQQLECITCALCIDACDTVMDKLDRPRGLISYATLADYADNMALAQDPVTGTLDPRRSRTEDGGFVDAVKHFNWRIVFRPRSLMYMGVWSLVGIALVVGLLSRDRLEVNVLHDRNPQYVLESNGDIRNGYSVKILNMIPEPRVIFLSIEGLPGATMRIPGIDQPAGVSFAIPVEPDRLRELRVNVLQPKEYVTSDTAKFRFITEDRASTERDSYTANFHGPETK, encoded by the coding sequence ATGAACACGCAAACGACCACCGCCGCTTCAGAAGATGCGGATGAAATCGAACGGCTTGATGCCGAATCGGTCAATGCCGCCTGGAAGCGCAAGCCGCTCTACGAGGCGCGCAAGAAGATATTTCCGAAACGCGCCGAAGGTACTTACCGGCGGTTCAAGTGGCTGGTCATGCTGGTCACCCTCGGTATCTATTATGTTACGCCCTGGCTGAGATGGGATCGCGGGCCATTTGCGCCTGATCAGGCGGTGCTGCTCGATGTTGCCAACCGGAGGTTCTATTTCTTTTTCATCGAGATCTGGCCGCAGGAGTTCTTCTTCGTCGCCGGGTTGTTGGTGATGGCCGGGTTCGGGCTGTTCCTGATCACCTCGGCCGTCGGCCGGGCCTGGTGCGGCTACACCTGTCCGCAGACCGTGTGGGTTGATCTGTTTCTGGTGGTCGAGCGCTGGATCGAGGGCGAGCGCAATCAGCGGATGAAGCTCGAGGCCGCGCCATGGAGCGCGTCGAAACTGGCCAAGCGGGTGCTCAAGCACGCTGTCTGGATCTTTATCGGAATCGCCACAGGCGGCGCCTGGATTTTCTATTTTGCCGATGCACCGACGCTGCTGATGGACTTCCTCACCGGCAATGCCGCGCCGATCGCCTATATCACCGTGGCCGTGCTGACCGCGACGACCTACACTTTTGGCGGTCTGATGCGTGAGCAGGTCTGCATCTATATGTGCCCATGGCCACGCATTCAGGCAGCGATGTTGGATGAGAATTCGCTGGTGGTGACCTATAATGACTGGCGCGGCGAACCGCGCGGACGTCACGCCAAGAAGGCTGCGGCTCAGGGGCTGGTGCAGGGGGATTGCGTCGATTGCAATGCCTGTGTCGCGGTCTGCCCGATGGGTATCGACATCCGCGACGGCCAGCAGCTCGAATGCATCACCTGCGCGCTGTGCATTGATGCCTGCGACACGGTCATGGACAAGCTCGACCGGCCGCGCGGGCTGATTTCCTACGCCACCCTGGCTGATTATGCCGACAACATGGCGCTTGCCCAGGATCCTGTCACGGGCACGCTGGATCCACGGCGCAGCCGCACCGAAGATGGCGGCTTTGTCGATGCGGTCAAGCATTTCAACTGGCGCATCGTTTTCCGGCCGCGGTCATTGATGTATATGGGCGTATGGTCGCTGGTCGGCATTGCCCTGGTGGTCGGGCTGTTGTCGCGCGACCGGCTTGAGGTCAATGTGCTGCATGACCGCAATCCGCAATATGTGCTTGAATCCAATGGCGATATTCGCAATGGTTATTCGGTGAAGATTCTCAACATGATCCCAGAGCCGCGGGTGATCTTCCTGTCGATCGAGGGACTGCCGGGCGCGACGATGCGGATACCGGGCATCGATCAACCCGCCGGGGTGTCTTTTGCAATTCCGGTCGAGCCCGACCGTTTGCGTGAATTGCGGGTTAATGTGCTTCAGCCCAAGGAGTATGTTACCTCCGATACCGCGAAGTTCCGCTTCATCACCGAAGACAGAGCCAGCACTGAACGCGACAGCTATACCGCCAACTTCCATGGGCCGGAGACAAAGTGA
- a CDS encoding FixH family protein yields MQMIRAIFQPKEFTGKHMLFSMVAFFGVIITVNLIMARFAITSWSGLVVPNTYVASQQFNAKAAESRAIAALGYQMKLIPNVDGLEIDFIDSAGNLALADTMVAELRRPVGEHHDRHMVLTRDADGIYRGAGELAEGEWIATVTATRDGQTIYKRGRRFHVKADGSLRP; encoded by the coding sequence ATGCAGATGATCCGGGCGATTTTCCAGCCCAAGGAATTTACCGGCAAGCACATGCTTTTCAGCATGGTGGCGTTTTTCGGGGTGATCATCACGGTCAATCTGATCATGGCGCGGTTCGCGATCACCAGCTGGAGCGGGCTGGTTGTGCCCAATACCTATGTGGCGAGCCAGCAATTCAATGCCAAGGCAGCGGAGTCACGCGCGATTGCTGCTCTGGGCTACCAGATGAAACTGATCCCGAATGTCGATGGCCTTGAGATAGACTTTATCGATTCAGCCGGAAATCTGGCGCTGGCTGACACCATGGTTGCGGAACTGCGCCGCCCGGTGGGCGAGCATCATGACCGTCACATGGTTTTGACCCGCGATGCTGACGGGATCTATCGGGGTGCCGGCGAGCTTGCGGAAGGCGAATGGATCGCCACGGTGACCGCCACGCGCGATGGCCAGACGATCTACAAGCGGGGGCGGCGGTTTCACGTCAAGGCGGATGGAAGCCTGCGGCCATGA